The following are encoded together in the Thermothelomyces thermophilus ATCC 42464 chromosome 3, complete sequence genome:
- a CDS encoding glycoside hydrolase family 3 protein (CAZy_ID 267973) — translation MTLQAFALLAAAALVRGETPTKVPRDAPRGAAAWEAAHSSAAAALGKLSQQDKINIVTGVGWNKGPCVGNTPAISSINYPQLCLQDGPLGVRFGSSITAFTPGIQAASTWDVDLIRQRGEYMGAEFKGCGIHVQLGPVAGPLGKVPQGGRNWEGFGVDPYLTGIAMAETIEGIQSAGVQATAKHYILNEQELNRETMSSNVDDRTLHELYLWPFADAVHSNVASVMCSYNKINGTWACENDRVLNVILKQELGFPGYVMSDWNAQHSTDDAANHGMDMTMPGSDFNGGTILWGPQLDSAVNSGRVPKSRLDDMVERILAAWYLLGQDSNYPAINIGANVQGNHKENVRAVARDGIVLLKNDDGILPLKKPAKLALIGSAAVVNPQGLNSCQDQGCNKGALGMGWGSGAVNYPYFVAPYDALKARAQEDGTTVSLHNSDSTSGVANVASDADAAIVVITADSGEGYITVEGAAGDRLNLDPWHNGNELVKAVAAANKNTIVVVHSVGPIILETILATEGVKAIVWAGLPSQENGNALVDILYGLASPSGKLVYTIAKREQDYGTAVVRGDDTFPEGLFVDYRHFDKENIEPRYEFGFGLSYTNFTYADLELTSTATAGPATGETIPGGAADLWEEVATVTATITNSGGVDGAEVAQLYLTLPSSAPATPPKQLRGFAKLKLAAGASGTATFSLRRRDLSYWDTGRGQWVVPEGEFGVSVGASSRDIRLTGSFRV, via the exons ATGACCCTTCAAGCCTTTGCgctgctggcggcggcggcccttGTACGGGGCGAGACCCCGACCAAGGTCCCTCGCGACGCTCCGAGAGGAGCTGCTGCTTGGGAAGCTGCCCACTCCTCAGCAGCCGCTGCCTTGGGAAAGCTGTCCCAGCAGGACAAGATCAACATCGTGACGGGCGTCGGCTGGAACAAGGGGCCCTGCGTGGGCAATACTCCCGCTATCAGCTCCATCAACTACCCGCAGCTCTGCCTCCAAGACGGACCCCTGGGCGTCCGCTTCGGTTCCAGCATCACCGCTTTCACTCCAGGCATTCAGGCCGCGTCGACGTGGGATGTGGACCTGATCCGACAACGAGGCGAGTACATGGGCGCCGAGTTCAAGGGGTGTGGCATCCACGTCCAGCTAGGCCCCGTGGCCGGGCCCTTGGGTAAGGTTCCGCAAGGCGGCCGCAACTGGGAGGGCTTTGGCGTGGATCCCTACCTCACCGGCATTGCCATGGCCGAGACCATCGAGGGGATACAGTCAGCGGGCGTGCAAGCCACCGCCAAGCATTACATCCTCAACGAGCAGGAGCTCAACCGCGAGACCATGAGCAGCAATGTCGACGACCGCACCTTGCACGAGCTGTACCTCTGGCCTTTTGCAGACGCTGTTCACTCTAACGTGGCCAGCGTCATGTGCAGTTACAACAAGATCAACGGCACGTGGGCGTGCGAGAACGACCGGGTGCTGAACGTCATTCTGAAGCAGGAGCTTGGGTTTCCGGGCTATGTGATGAGCGACTGGAACGCGCAGCACTCGACCGACGACGCGGCCAACCACGGCATGGACATGACGATGCCCGGCAGCGACTTCAACGGAGGGACGATTCTCTGGGGCCCGCAGCTCGACAGCGCCGTCAACAGCGGCCGGGTGCCCAAGTCCCGCCTCGACGACATGGTCGAGCGCATCCTCGCGGCGTGGTACCTTCTCGGTCAGGACAGCAATTACCCGGCTATCAACATCGGCGCCAACGTACAGGGCAACCACAAGGAGAACGTGCGGGCGGTCGCGCGCGATGGCATCGTGCTCCTCAAGAACGACGACGGCATCCTCCCGCTCAAGAAGCCCGCCAAGCTCGCCCTCATCGGTTCGGCCGCCGTCGTCAACCCGCAGGGACTGAACTCCTGCCAGGATCAGGGCTGCAACAAAGGCGCGCTGGGCATGGGATGGGGGTCCGGGGCGGTCAACTACCCGTACTTTGTCGCGCCGTACGACGCGCTCAAGGCCCGCGCCCAAGAGGACGGGACGACGGTCAGCCTGCACAACTCGGACAGCACGAGCGGGGTGGCGAACGTGGCCTCGGACGCGGACGCGGCCATCGTGGTCATCACGGCCGACTCGGGCGAGGGTTACATCACAGTCGAAGGCGCCGCCGGGGACCGGCTGAACCTCGACCCGTGGCACAACGGCAACGAGCTGGTAaaggcggtggcggcggccaaCAAGAACACCATCGTCGTCGTGCACAGCGTCGGGCCCATCATCCTCGAGACCATCCTGGCAACCGAAGGGGTCAAGGCGATTGTGTGGGCCGGCCTGCCAAGCCAGGAGAATGGTAACGCGCTGGTGGACATCCTGTACGGTCTGGCCTCGCCGTCGGGCAAGCTGGTCTACACCATCGCCAAGCGAGAACAGGACTACGGCACTGCGGTCGTTCGCGGAGACGACACATTTCCGGAGGGCCTGTTTGTCGACTACCGGCACTTTGACAAGGAGAACATCGAGCCGCGGTACGAGTTTGGGTTTGGGCTGT CATACACCAACTTCACGTACGCCGACCTCGAACTCACCTCGACCGCCACGGCCGGCCCAGCGACGGGCGAGACCATCCccggcggcgcggccgaCCTCTGGGAGGAGGTGGCCACGGTCACGGCGACCATCACCAACAGCGGCGGCGTGGACGGCGCCGAGGTGGCCCAGCTGTACCTGAcgttgccgtcgtcggcgccggcgacccCGCCCAAGCAGCTCCGCGGCTTCGCCAAGCTCAAGCTGGCGGCCGGCGCCAGCGGGACCGCGACGTTTAGTCTGCGCAGGCGCGACCTCAGCTACTGGGACACCGGCCGCGGGCAGTGGGTGGTGCCGGAGGGCGAGTTTGGCGTCTCGGTCGGGGCGAGCTCGCGCGATATCCGGCTGACGGGGAGCTTCCGAGTATGA